One genomic segment of Bacillus oleivorans includes these proteins:
- a CDS encoding DinB family protein translates to MEKRHDLLFTQLETYRSHILDVLSSITEEEAEGVPQGFNNNIRWNMGHIYLDQYLWIHALTKDTDVPKEYNTWFGFSTSPANFTSETPTFAELKELLRKQPTHIKEMYGDRLEVEYPPTEMGMHTMEQVLIRTIFHEGMHLQTILDILKCLKVNSLK, encoded by the coding sequence ATGGAAAAACGGCACGACCTTTTATTTACACAACTGGAGACCTACCGAAGCCATATTTTAGACGTTTTAAGCAGTATTACGGAAGAGGAAGCCGAGGGTGTTCCACAAGGATTTAATAATAACATCCGCTGGAATATGGGGCATATTTACCTTGATCAGTATTTATGGATCCACGCCTTAACGAAAGACACTGATGTGCCAAAAGAGTATAATACATGGTTTGGATTCAGTACATCCCCAGCTAACTTCACGTCAGAAACACCTACATTCGCTGAGTTAAAAGAACTGTTAAGAAAACAGCCCACTCATATAAAAGAAATGTATGGAGACCGACTAGAGGTAGAATATCCTCCTACAGAAATGGGGATGCACACAATGGAACAAGTTTTAATTCGGACGATCTTTCATGAAGGCATGCACTTACAAACAATTCTAGATATATTAAAGTGTTTGAAAGTTAACTCTCTGAAATAA
- a CDS encoding DUF4383 domain-containing protein produces MSMKRKISLLYVRLISILFIVQASFGIFLKLYKGETDDLVHNGLHGLIGIIGILSSFGESKFVNSRKFLLGFSLFYTSLGLIGWFWPNPFGLIPLGVADNVFHILVGLLSFAVYLTLGERKNREEK; encoded by the coding sequence ATGAGTATGAAACGAAAAATAAGTTTGTTGTATGTCCGCTTGATTTCTATATTGTTTATTGTTCAGGCCAGCTTCGGTATTTTTCTAAAACTTTATAAAGGTGAAACAGACGATTTAGTTCATAATGGCCTTCATGGCTTAATAGGAATAATCGGGATTCTTTCTAGTTTTGGGGAAAGTAAATTTGTAAACTCTCGAAAATTTTTATTGGGTTTTAGTTTGTTTTATACTAGCCTAGGTTTAATCGGATGGTTCTGGCCGAATCCTTTTGGTTTGATTCCACTCGGAGTAGCTGATAATGTTTTTCATATTTTAGTAGGTTTGTTGTCTTTCGCAGTTTACTTAACACTGGGAGAAAGGAAAAACAGGGAGGAAAAATGA